The stretch of DNA ATGATTTGTCTTTTAAATTGAGGTATATGTCactttattttagcaaatttttcctcaaatgaaaaaacaaaatagttTTAAGTTTATCACAAGTTTTCTTAAGTTAAttctctatttaaaaaaaaaaataataatatctctcaaattgaaaaaaattattttttcaaaataagacattttttctcaaattgatcatttttttttttaacttaagacaaaaaagttccaagaaaaaatttgctaaactGTAGCAATTTCTTTCTTTAGTGTACTCGCTGCCACGCATTCAAGATAGAACGACAATATcgagtttcattttttttttcctctcaggtctttcgataaaatataatattcagttatatttgtaataaagaAATTCAGGCCCAATGATACATATTTCATGCACTCTAACAAGAGTGGACTCACTTATAACTTTGTATTTGGGTCAagtgttaattataattttgaagttGGTGTGACTAGTTTGAATGCTCAAACTTGTGatctatttttgataaatacaaataattttaatgataagtttattaaaaaatgaacgtAACAATGATATTTAGCTTTGACAGTTCATGTTAAACACATTAGTTCCATTAACTTTATGACAATTAGTttcgttaattttataataattctatTAAATCTATCTGGATTCAACTTCAAGCCAAAACCCACCAGCTGGTACCATTGAAAAACCATTTTTTGGCATTTTGATTGGAAGAGCCATTCGCTCTGGTAGGCTGAGTTGGCATTTAGAAATAAGTTGCATCAAGACTACTTTCATTTGAATAATCGCAAATCTATAAGCAATGCACATTCTAGGGCCTAAACCGAAGGGAGCATTGAAAGCAGTCATTGATCTGTTAAAGAAACGATCAGGATTAAACTTGTCAGGTTGATCAAAATGTTTTGGATCCCGTTGAATCGAGTAGATTGGAATCCAAACAGAGTCACCAGGCTTGATGGTGTATGGCTGTTTCCCAGGAAGTGTTGGCGGCAAAACAAAGTCTTCAGAACACACTCTCTCTAACAGTGGAACAACTGGCCACATTCTAAGTGACTCATTGATGACAGCGTCAAGATACTTGAGGCTATTTAAAGCTTCATAGGTGACACCTTCGTCTTTGCATTCTTCGATTAACCCATCAATTTCAGCCTGAAGTCGTGTCTGAACCTCAGGGTTAGCTGCTATTTCATGCGCAGCAAAACTAATAGCAGTTGTTGGAGAATCAAAaccaccaaaaaaaaacaccaaagCTTGTGATGTCATGTCTTCAATGCTTAATTTGAGATTATCGCTCTTTCTAGTATCCATCATAAGTTGAATCATATCTGGTCGTGATATTCCTGTTTCATCTCTCATTCTAATTGTATCTTTCAcaacattgataaaaaatttgttgacaACTGGCTTTAAAACTTTGAATCTCAACAGTTTGGCCAATGATTGCCAGtcttttatcataaaaaacttgaataatcGAAACCATCCAAACgatattgttgtttttccGTGTAAGTAAAAATCATTGTTTGGGTTTTTCATTGAATCAACTGATATACTAAAGGCACAAGCTGTTATTGCATCGTTAGCATAACGACAAAATTCAtcttttgaattaataatcaatggttctccttttttttgttgttctcCGGTCAAATGATCAACGAAATTCACAGCAcaattcatcatcaatttaaaCATTGCCTTCATTTTACTCGATGTAAATGTAGGTGTTAAAAGAGTTCTTATGTGACGCCATTTGTCATCTTGAAGTGTCAGTAGAATATTGCCAAAGAGTGGCTCATACTTCGGATCAATGAAAACACGATGATTAACAAATTGCTCAAAATTCTTAACAGTTATTGATTTGATCAGCTCTGTGTCTCTAATCATTACTGTTTGTACACCAAAATCGAAGAATCCTACATATTTCGCTTCACTATGCACACTGTATACTGAGTCGAGATAATCAGTAATTGCTATCCGTTGAAACCAAGCTGTAAGCGTTAACCACCAAATTGATCGACTCTTTCGATAAGGGATACCAAGTTTCTCGAAATATTTGTTGTGGTaaacatagaaaaaatatataattgtcgCCAATGATGTGACAATAATACTGACGATTGTCAATGAATCGATCATCGTATTTTGATTGTACTAAGACTGAATGAAAATTCTGTTTAGTGAATTCTTATAGCTACATGAATTGCAATAACAAATCAAAGGTTGCATACCAAAATACGCACCCGATCTGATTAAATGcatgttattattgaaattgtataggatttaatccacatttgaaatatttttaattgaatattgaaaataaaaagattcgGTGAGATTAACTGATGTCTTATCAATCATCAaaacttgtaataaataatttttaacaaatatttatttgataataatatttttttcctacaATCAAGATCAACATGTCATTATCATACGCTTGAcccattgaataatattttttactccgATTGTCATCTGTATACGCCCAAAAGCAGAAAATTGTCAAAGACCTCTGCTCCAccctcaaatttttttctcatcaaattcaataaaaaagtctACTGCTGTTTTAAGTTCCAATAccaataaaactttttttttttcagatattcTAATCGTGACTGCACTTTTATTCTAAGTGAATCGTTTGGGCACttttaattgcaaaaataattttccctTTAATTTCATGTGACAAAACATTCATAACGGGACGATCTCGTGGAAACGAGCCCGAATGATATCGACATTAAATTAACGAGTTGGAACTTTAATAAGTTATGAATTAACCATCTCGAGTGGAAATTTCAGTCCGATTTTGATCCGGGTCAGATTCACTTTACCTGATTACAAATCCGATCCAGATCCGGCCAGCCTGATCCGGTCCGGAACCTAGCTGGCGTTACATTTTTAGTCAGGACCAGATCCTGTTTGAGAAGAGAACCAATCCGGATGTCAAAATTGAAGTACAGCATGGATCcgaattttgatttaaaaaacataaaatatgcttttttcaattattttttttaataatcattattttcgaTATTTCTATCTTAGGAAATTTGACCTAAACTAAACTAAAATTCCAGACTTTACAGGGATCGATCTCGGGGCTCATCCGTTTAAAGTCAGTGACACTATCCCATCGACCACGACGGCGTACATGGAATCGTTGAAATCAAAAGTCCTTTACAAGCGTAGTtagttattcaaaaattacgatagaaaaacttgatatgattaataaGATAGGTATATAGGcaacaatgtatttaatattatcaaaaaataaaatgacgttctaaaattattttattatttttttgatgtgtaaacatctttaggcgcgggttgggtatggagtaaaaagaaaaaaattgagtttagacgtcagatccggtaACGGATCTGGGCAGGACTCCATTTTCTGTCAGTCTACATTGCGCAATGCAGCGCCATCGGTCGGTAACCGTTACCATCAGGCGTTCTgtagtatagatgaatttaaatgcaagtatttatatatttatttatttattattgtatatatatgcgccgttgtttatattaatatacaagtattttatttgtttattggtTATGCTTGCATTTGTTAGACGAAGTaaagttcatattgtacatatatgtatatgtatacatgcatatgcaagtatttttcatttacattaatttacaagattaatattGTAAGattagtatattaatatactattgtttatataaaataatatttcctaaacttgaaacaaaatattgaattattatacaataatgactaatttcatgttttaaaaaaacagaaatagacattgatgtgttagtttgaaaaagaaaattattattgtaattgtataataattttacaatataatttatttgtacttttttaatcggagtaaagaaaaaattgtatacttgataaatatatatatatatatatttataattattaagtttattatagtgaattaaaaaaaggtactttttagtttaaaaataatttttcatttaaactaaaaagtactttttgaagtgaaacttctttagaatgggtagttaaaaaaaaaaacaaaagatgggtGCAACGAAAGTAACGCAATGAACCCTAGCGGAACACTCAACAACAGCTTAAGGCATGTCCAACGCCGGTTTTAGAGTGTTGTGGAGGGGAGAATGTCctatctattttatattacaagAAATGCACTGCCAaccccaaaaaaataatttttttttttttaaatcaatcataACACGTTATTTTTACCATATTTGACCTTAtttcataatgaaaaaatgtttattatcttattttatttaaatttatttatccaaaatatcatttacta from Aphidius gifuensis isolate YNYX2018 linkage group LG4, ASM1490517v1, whole genome shotgun sequence encodes:
- the LOC122854968 gene encoding cytochrome P450 9e2-like; the encoded protein is MIDSLTIVSIIVTSLATIIYFFYVYHNKYFEKLGIPYRKSRSIWWLTLTAWFQRIAITDYLDSVYSVHSEAKYVGFFDFGVQTVMIRDTELIKSITVKNFEQFVNHRVFIDPKYEPLFGNILLTLQDDKWRHIRTLLTPTFTSSKMKAMFKLMMNCAVNFVDHLTGEQQKKGEPLIINSKDEFCRYANDAITACAFSISVDSMKNPNNDFYLHGKTTISFGWFRLFKFFMIKDWQSLAKLLRFKVLKPVVNKFFINVVKDTIRMRDETGISRPDMIQLMMDTRKSDNLKLSIEDMTSQALVFFFGGFDSPTTAISFAAHEIAANPEVQTRLQAEIDGLIEECKDEGVTYEALNSLKYLDAVINESLRMWPVVPLLERVCSEDFVLPPTLPGKQPYTIKPGDSVWIPIYSIQRDPKHFDQPDKFNPDRFFNRSMTAFNAPFGLGPRMCIAYRFAIIQMKVVLMQLISKCQLSLPERMALPIKMPKNGFSMVPADRNSMSGSRSSSRNGSTSPTNNFDRRSSNLQSDEQQLSFRLQEAVENEDQLFGCKYDLLGKQYFLY